The proteins below are encoded in one region of Metabacillus dongyingensis:
- a CDS encoding glycoside hydrolase family 68 protein yields the protein MNFSKLAKQATVVTLSTGILLSGTVTQSFAAPKDPADYKETYGTSQITRSAMKDMIKQHGDARYTIPKFDETTIKNIPSAKKVTESGETIDMDVWDTWPLQNADGTVAEYKGYHIVFGLAGDPKNPGDTFIYLFYKKVGDNSIDAWKNAGRVFDNNDKNVPNDPYLKHQAEEWSGSATFTEDGEVRLFYTNREPFTPESGHYGKQTLTTAQVNLSQPDTKTLKVDGVEDYKSIYEGKDSKYYQTVDKFVEDGAPSDNHTFRDPHYIEEDGRKYLVFEANTGTEYGYQGEDSLYNQAYYGSSNKFFQDEKSKLLNSDKKGLAEVANGAMGIIEINDDYTLKKEMKPLLVSNTVTDEIERPNIFKKDGKWYLFTSSRGSKMTIDGIDNQDIYLLGYVSNSLTGPYKPLNKTGMVLHQDLDPYDITWNYAHYAIPQEGSDNTVVTSYMTNRGYFEDHKSTFAPSFKLNIKGDKTSVVKNSILEQGQITEK from the coding sequence ATGAACTTTAGCAAGCTTGCCAAACAGGCAACAGTAGTAACACTCAGTACTGGCATTCTATTAAGCGGTACTGTTACCCAATCATTTGCGGCTCCAAAGGATCCGGCAGATTACAAAGAAACGTACGGTACTTCACAAATCACTCGTTCCGCTATGAAAGACATGATCAAACAGCACGGTGATGCAAGGTATACCATCCCTAAGTTTGACGAAACCACGATTAAAAATATCCCTTCTGCAAAAAAAGTAACCGAATCAGGCGAAACGATTGATATGGATGTGTGGGATACATGGCCATTGCAAAACGCTGATGGAACTGTTGCAGAATATAAAGGCTATCATATCGTTTTTGGATTAGCCGGTGATCCTAAAAATCCAGGTGACACGTTCATCTACTTGTTCTATAAAAAAGTCGGCGACAACTCTATTGATGCTTGGAAAAATGCCGGACGCGTATTCGATAACAACGACAAAAACGTTCCGAACGATCCGTACTTAAAGCATCAAGCAGAAGAATGGTCCGGTTCTGCAACATTCACTGAAGATGGTGAAGTCCGCTTATTCTACACAAACCGCGAACCATTTACACCTGAATCAGGACATTACGGAAAACAAACGTTAACGACTGCACAAGTAAACCTATCGCAGCCTGACACAAAAACGCTGAAAGTTGACGGCGTTGAGGATTACAAATCCATTTATGAAGGCAAAGACAGCAAGTACTATCAAACGGTGGACAAGTTTGTAGAGGACGGAGCTCCTTCTGATAATCATACATTCAGAGACCCTCACTACATTGAAGAAGATGGCCGCAAGTATCTTGTATTTGAAGCCAATACAGGCACTGAGTATGGCTACCAAGGGGAAGATTCTCTTTACAACCAAGCCTACTACGGCAGCAGCAATAAATTCTTCCAGGATGAAAAAAGCAAGCTTCTGAACAGCGATAAAAAAGGACTGGCTGAAGTTGCAAACGGTGCAATGGGAATTATTGAAATAAATGATGATTATACTCTTAAAAAAGAAATGAAGCCGCTGCTTGTATCAAACACGGTAACAGATGAAATTGAGCGTCCGAACATCTTCAAAAAGGACGGAAAATGGTACCTGTTCACAAGCTCACGCGGTTCAAAAATGACAATTGACGGCATTGATAATCAAGACATCTACTTGTTAGGTTATGTGTCCAACTCACTGACTGGCCCATATAAGCCGTTAAATAAAACTGGTATGGTGCTGCATCAGGACCTTGATCCATACGATATCACATGGAACTATGCTCACTATGCCATTCCTCAAGAAGGCAGTGACAATACAGTTGTTACAAGCTATATGACGAACAGAGGGTACTTTGAAGACCACAAATCAACGTTTGCTCCAAGCTTCAAGCTGAACATCAAAGGAGACAAAACATCGGTCGTTAAAAACAGCATTCTTGAACAAGGTCAAATTACGGAAAAGTAA
- a CDS encoding cyclase, whose translation MDKKVQFDFEIEFSNGGGLQGQEFRLDIEGDDISDENLAKYIVEDMRLLMVGEVRIFNKKIITEKHKRNSVEDNAVQ comes from the coding sequence ATGGATAAAAAAGTTCAATTCGACTTTGAAATCGAGTTTTCTAACGGGGGAGGACTTCAGGGGCAGGAATTCCGGCTAGATATTGAAGGAGATGACATCTCTGATGAGAATCTGGCCAAATATATCGTAGAAGATATGAGGCTGCTTATGGTTGGCGAAGTGAGGATTTTTAACAAAAAAATCATTACGGAAAAACACAAACGAAATTCTGTTGAAGATAATGCCGTTCAGTAA